A window of Mixophyes fleayi isolate aMixFle1 chromosome 10, aMixFle1.hap1, whole genome shotgun sequence contains these coding sequences:
- the PHF21A gene encoding PHD finger protein 21A isoform X5 — MELQTLQEALKVEIQIHQKLVAQMKQDPQNADLKKQLHELQAKITSLSEKQKLVVEQLRKNLIVKQELPDNKLLIQPLLQLESKPPTPQVQQPHQIQLQQLQPQQVSQASASSLPGLSGAQKTVATASMITAKTLPLVLKAAAASMPASMMGQRPTIAMVTAINSQKAVLGSDIQSAAINLQTSNKITSQGTETFQIVAKNAVTLVQATTSQHIKVPQFIPPPRLTPRPTFLPQVRPKPAAQNNIPIAPAPPPMLAAPQLIQRPVMLTTKLTPTSQNSIHPVRIVNGQPTAISKAFPTAQLTSIVIAAPGTRLAAPQTLQLPKPNLEKQTIKTQVETEKQTESSTAVPPALKPKREENPQKLAFMVSLGLVTHDHLEEIQSKRQERKRRTTANPVYSGAVFEPERKKSAVTYLNSTMHPGTRKRGRPPKYNTVLGLSALPPTSPPSSHPDSPESEKTQITCSFPASVLPVSLPNPYSTDMLKKEEAIPWPGTLAIVHSYIAYKAAKEEEKQKLLKWSTDLKQEREQLEQKVKQLGGSITKCMEMKNSILSRQKDMHSSLDKVKRLIRLIQDIDLTKPINSEVTSNHSQDCTATANSPLPDPNPVTASFPSPTCVQNCNQAEETK, encoded by the exons AAACTCGTAGTGGAGCAGCTTCGGAAGAATCTTATAGTTAAACAGGAACTCCCGGACAACAAACTTCTTATCCAACCTCTGCTACAGCTAGAAAGCAAACCGCCAACACCACAAGTGCAGCAGCCGCATCAGATACAACTGCAACAACTCCAACCACAGCAGGTTTCACAGGCGTCTGCATCATCTCTTCCAGGCCTGAGTGGCGCACAG AAGACTGTCGCAACAGCCTCTATGATCACGGCAAAGACTCTACCTCTCGTGTTGAAAGCCGCAGCAGCATCCATGCCCGCTTCTATGATGGGGCAAAGACCAACCATCGCCATGGTGACTGCCATAAACAGTCAGAAAGCAGTCCTTGGTTCTGACATACAAAGCGCCGCGATCAACCTGCAGACATCTAACAAGATCACCAGTCAGGGAACGGAGACCTTTCAAATAGTTGCAAAAAATGCTGTTACTTTG GTCCAGGCAACAACTTCTCAGCATATTAAAGTTCCCCAGTTCATCCCACCTCCTCGGCTTACTCCTCGTCCAACATTTCTTCCACAA GTGCGGCCAAAACCAGCAGCACAAAACAACATTCCCATCGCCCCTGCACCTCCCCCCATGCTGGCAGCTCCACAACTCATCCAGCGGCCAGTCATGCTAACCACAAAGCTAACACCCACATCCCAGAACTCTATCCATCCCGTGCGCATCGTAAATGGGCAACCCACTGCCATTTCCAAAGCCTTCCCCACAGCACAGCTCACCAGTATCGTGATAGCTGCACCGGGCACAAGACTGGCGGCTCCACAGACTCTGCAGCTTCCAAAACCAAACCTGGAGAAGCAG ACAATTAAAACTCAGGTGGAAACCGAGAAACAAACTGAAAGCAGTACGGCAGTACCACCTGCCCTGAAGCCAAAACGAGAGGAAAACCCACAG AAACTTGCCTTCATGGTGTCACTAGGATTGGTAACGCACGACCATTTAGAAG aaATTCAAAGTAAAAGGCAAGAAAGGAAAAGAAGAACAACCGCCAACCCTGTATACAGCGGGGCAGTATTTGAACCAGAG CGTAAGAAGAGTGCAGTGACGTACCTGAACAGCACAATGCATCCAGGAACACGGAAGAGAG GTCGTCCTCCCAAATACAACACGGTCCTGGGTTTGAGCGCTCTGCCACCCACCTCCCCTCCATCCAGTCATCCTGATTCCCCCGAAAGCGAAAAGACACAGatcacatgtagtttccctgcaAGTGTCCTGCCTGTGTCCCTGCCTAATCCATATTCCACAGAC ATGCTGAAAAAAGAGGAAGCAATTCCGTGGCCGGGAACCTTAGCCATTGTCCACTCGTATATAGCGTATAAAGCAG caaaagaagaagagaagcagaAATTACTGAAGTGGAGCACAGACCTGAAACAGGAGCGAGAGCAGTTAGAGCAGAAGGTTAAACAGCTCGGCGGCTCCATAACG AAATGCATGGAAATGAAGAACAGCATCTTGTCCCGGCAAAAAGACATGCACAGCTCTTTGGACAAAGTGAAACGTCTTATCCGGCTAATTCAGGATATCGACCTCACCAAACCTATTAACTCAGAGGTGACCTCTAACCACAGCCAGGACTGCACTGCTACTGCCAACAGCCCCCTTCCCGACCCCAACCCAGTCACAGCCTCCTTCCCTTCACCCACCTGTGTCCAGAACTGCAACCAGGCAGAAGAGACTAAGTGA
- the PHF21A gene encoding PHD finger protein 21A isoform X3 has product MELQTLQEALKVEIQIHQKLVAQMKQDPQNADLKKQLHELQAKITSLSEKQKLVVEQLRKNLIVKQELPDNKLLIQPLLQLESKPPTPQVQQPHQIQLQQLQPQQVSQASASSLPGLSGAQTVATASMITAKTLPLVLKAAAASMPASMMGQRPTIAMVTAINSQKAVLGSDIQSAAINLQTSNKITSQGTETFQIVAKNAVTLQVQATTSQHIKVPQFIPPPRLTPRPTFLPQVRPKPAAQNNIPIAPAPPPMLAAPQLIQRPVMLTTKLTPTSQNSIHPVRIVNGQPTAISKAFPTAQLTSIVIAAPGTRLAAPQTLQLPKPNLEKQTIKTQVETEKQTESSTAVPPALKPKREENPQKLAFMVSLGLVTHDHLEEIQSKRQERKRRTTANPVYSGAVFEPERKKSAVTYLNSTMHPGTRKRGRPPKYNTVLGLSALPPTSPPSSHPDSPESEKTQITCSFPASVLPVSLPNPYSTDADIHEDFCSVCRKSGQLLMCDTCSRVYHLDCLEPPLKSIPKGMWICPKCQDQMLKKEEAIPWPGTLAIVHSYIAYKAAKEEEKQKLLKWSTDLKQEREQLEQKVKQLGGSITKCMEMKNSILSRQKDMHSSLDKVKRLIRLIQDIDLTKPINSEVTSNHSQDCTATANSPLPDPNPVTASFPSPTCVQNCNQAEETK; this is encoded by the exons AAACTCGTAGTGGAGCAGCTTCGGAAGAATCTTATAGTTAAACAGGAACTCCCGGACAACAAACTTCTTATCCAACCTCTGCTACAGCTAGAAAGCAAACCGCCAACACCACAAGTGCAGCAGCCGCATCAGATACAACTGCAACAACTCCAACCACAGCAGGTTTCACAGGCGTCTGCATCATCTCTTCCAGGCCTGAGTGGCGCACAG ACTGTCGCAACAGCCTCTATGATCACGGCAAAGACTCTACCTCTCGTGTTGAAAGCCGCAGCAGCATCCATGCCCGCTTCTATGATGGGGCAAAGACCAACCATCGCCATGGTGACTGCCATAAACAGTCAGAAAGCAGTCCTTGGTTCTGACATACAAAGCGCCGCGATCAACCTGCAGACATCTAACAAGATCACCAGTCAGGGAACGGAGACCTTTCAAATAGTTGCAAAAAATGCTGTTACTTTG CAGGTCCAGGCAACAACTTCTCAGCATATTAAAGTTCCCCAGTTCATCCCACCTCCTCGGCTTACTCCTCGTCCAACATTTCTTCCACAA GTGCGGCCAAAACCAGCAGCACAAAACAACATTCCCATCGCCCCTGCACCTCCCCCCATGCTGGCAGCTCCACAACTCATCCAGCGGCCAGTCATGCTAACCACAAAGCTAACACCCACATCCCAGAACTCTATCCATCCCGTGCGCATCGTAAATGGGCAACCCACTGCCATTTCCAAAGCCTTCCCCACAGCACAGCTCACCAGTATCGTGATAGCTGCACCGGGCACAAGACTGGCGGCTCCACAGACTCTGCAGCTTCCAAAACCAAACCTGGAGAAGCAG ACAATTAAAACTCAGGTGGAAACCGAGAAACAAACTGAAAGCAGTACGGCAGTACCACCTGCCCTGAAGCCAAAACGAGAGGAAAACCCACAG AAACTTGCCTTCATGGTGTCACTAGGATTGGTAACGCACGACCATTTAGAAG aaATTCAAAGTAAAAGGCAAGAAAGGAAAAGAAGAACAACCGCCAACCCTGTATACAGCGGGGCAGTATTTGAACCAGAG CGTAAGAAGAGTGCAGTGACGTACCTGAACAGCACAATGCATCCAGGAACACGGAAGAGAG GTCGTCCTCCCAAATACAACACGGTCCTGGGTTTGAGCGCTCTGCCACCCACCTCCCCTCCATCCAGTCATCCTGATTCCCCCGAAAGCGAAAAGACACAGatcacatgtagtttccctgcaAGTGTCCTGCCTGTGTCCCTGCCTAATCCATATTCCACAGAC GCTGATATCCATGAGGATTTTTGCAGCGTCTGCAGAAAGAGCGGACAGTTACTGATGTGCGACACATGTTCACGTGTTTACCACCTGGACTGTTTGGAGCCTCCTCTGAAATCCATTCCCAAGGGCATGTGGATATGTCCCAAATGCCAAGACCAG ATGCTGAAAAAAGAGGAAGCAATTCCGTGGCCGGGAACCTTAGCCATTGTCCACTCGTATATAGCGTATAAAGCAG caaaagaagaagagaagcagaAATTACTGAAGTGGAGCACAGACCTGAAACAGGAGCGAGAGCAGTTAGAGCAGAAGGTTAAACAGCTCGGCGGCTCCATAACG AAATGCATGGAAATGAAGAACAGCATCTTGTCCCGGCAAAAAGACATGCACAGCTCTTTGGACAAAGTGAAACGTCTTATCCGGCTAATTCAGGATATCGACCTCACCAAACCTATTAACTCAGAGGTGACCTCTAACCACAGCCAGGACTGCACTGCTACTGCCAACAGCCCCCTTCCCGACCCCAACCCAGTCACAGCCTCCTTCCCTTCACCCACCTGTGTCCAGAACTGCAACCAGGCAGAAGAGACTAAGTGA
- the PHF21A gene encoding PHD finger protein 21A isoform X1, with protein sequence MELQTLQEALKVEIQIHQKLVAQMKQDPQNADLKKQLHELQAKITSLSEKQKLVVEQLRKNLIVKQELPDNKLLIQPLLQLESKPPTPQVQQPHQIQLQQLQPQQVSQASASSLPGLSGAQKTVATASMITAKTLPLVLKAAAASMPASMMGQRPTIAMVTAINSQKAVLGSDIQSAAINLQTSNKITSQGTETFQIVAKNAVTLQVQATTSQHIKVPQFIPPPRLTPRPTFLPQVRPKPAAQNNIPIAPAPPPMLAAPQLIQRPVMLTTKLTPTSQNSIHPVRIVNGQPTAISKAFPTAQLTSIVIAAPGTRLAAPQTLQLPKPNLEKQTIKTQVETEKQTESSTAVPPALKPKREENPQKLAFMVSLGLVTHDHLEEIQSKRQERKRRTTANPVYSGAVFEPERKKSAVTYLNSTMHPGTRKRGRPPKYNTVLGLSALPPTSPPSSHPDSPESEKTQITCSFPASVLPVSLPNPYSTDADIHEDFCSVCRKSGQLLMCDTCSRVYHLDCLEPPLKSIPKGMWICPKCQDQMLKKEEAIPWPGTLAIVHSYIAYKAAKEEEKQKLLKWSTDLKQEREQLEQKVKQLGGSITKCMEMKNSILSRQKDMHSSLDKVKRLIRLIQDIDLTKPINSEVTSNHSQDCTATANSPLPDPNPVTASFPSPTCVQNCNQAEETK encoded by the exons AAACTCGTAGTGGAGCAGCTTCGGAAGAATCTTATAGTTAAACAGGAACTCCCGGACAACAAACTTCTTATCCAACCTCTGCTACAGCTAGAAAGCAAACCGCCAACACCACAAGTGCAGCAGCCGCATCAGATACAACTGCAACAACTCCAACCACAGCAGGTTTCACAGGCGTCTGCATCATCTCTTCCAGGCCTGAGTGGCGCACAG AAGACTGTCGCAACAGCCTCTATGATCACGGCAAAGACTCTACCTCTCGTGTTGAAAGCCGCAGCAGCATCCATGCCCGCTTCTATGATGGGGCAAAGACCAACCATCGCCATGGTGACTGCCATAAACAGTCAGAAAGCAGTCCTTGGTTCTGACATACAAAGCGCCGCGATCAACCTGCAGACATCTAACAAGATCACCAGTCAGGGAACGGAGACCTTTCAAATAGTTGCAAAAAATGCTGTTACTTTG CAGGTCCAGGCAACAACTTCTCAGCATATTAAAGTTCCCCAGTTCATCCCACCTCCTCGGCTTACTCCTCGTCCAACATTTCTTCCACAA GTGCGGCCAAAACCAGCAGCACAAAACAACATTCCCATCGCCCCTGCACCTCCCCCCATGCTGGCAGCTCCACAACTCATCCAGCGGCCAGTCATGCTAACCACAAAGCTAACACCCACATCCCAGAACTCTATCCATCCCGTGCGCATCGTAAATGGGCAACCCACTGCCATTTCCAAAGCCTTCCCCACAGCACAGCTCACCAGTATCGTGATAGCTGCACCGGGCACAAGACTGGCGGCTCCACAGACTCTGCAGCTTCCAAAACCAAACCTGGAGAAGCAG ACAATTAAAACTCAGGTGGAAACCGAGAAACAAACTGAAAGCAGTACGGCAGTACCACCTGCCCTGAAGCCAAAACGAGAGGAAAACCCACAG AAACTTGCCTTCATGGTGTCACTAGGATTGGTAACGCACGACCATTTAGAAG aaATTCAAAGTAAAAGGCAAGAAAGGAAAAGAAGAACAACCGCCAACCCTGTATACAGCGGGGCAGTATTTGAACCAGAG CGTAAGAAGAGTGCAGTGACGTACCTGAACAGCACAATGCATCCAGGAACACGGAAGAGAG GTCGTCCTCCCAAATACAACACGGTCCTGGGTTTGAGCGCTCTGCCACCCACCTCCCCTCCATCCAGTCATCCTGATTCCCCCGAAAGCGAAAAGACACAGatcacatgtagtttccctgcaAGTGTCCTGCCTGTGTCCCTGCCTAATCCATATTCCACAGAC GCTGATATCCATGAGGATTTTTGCAGCGTCTGCAGAAAGAGCGGACAGTTACTGATGTGCGACACATGTTCACGTGTTTACCACCTGGACTGTTTGGAGCCTCCTCTGAAATCCATTCCCAAGGGCATGTGGATATGTCCCAAATGCCAAGACCAG ATGCTGAAAAAAGAGGAAGCAATTCCGTGGCCGGGAACCTTAGCCATTGTCCACTCGTATATAGCGTATAAAGCAG caaaagaagaagagaagcagaAATTACTGAAGTGGAGCACAGACCTGAAACAGGAGCGAGAGCAGTTAGAGCAGAAGGTTAAACAGCTCGGCGGCTCCATAACG AAATGCATGGAAATGAAGAACAGCATCTTGTCCCGGCAAAAAGACATGCACAGCTCTTTGGACAAAGTGAAACGTCTTATCCGGCTAATTCAGGATATCGACCTCACCAAACCTATTAACTCAGAGGTGACCTCTAACCACAGCCAGGACTGCACTGCTACTGCCAACAGCCCCCTTCCCGACCCCAACCCAGTCACAGCCTCCTTCCCTTCACCCACCTGTGTCCAGAACTGCAACCAGGCAGAAGAGACTAAGTGA
- the PHF21A gene encoding PHD finger protein 21A isoform X2, with amino-acid sequence MELQTLQEALKVEIQIHQKLVAQMKQDPQNADLKKQLHELQAKITSLSEKQKLVVEQLRKNLIVKQELPDNKLLIQPLLQLESKPPTPQVQQPHQIQLQQLQPQQVSQASASSLPGLSGAQKTVATASMITAKTLPLVLKAAAASMPASMMGQRPTIAMVTAINSQKAVLGSDIQSAAINLQTSNKITSQGTETFQIVAKNAVTLVQATTSQHIKVPQFIPPPRLTPRPTFLPQVRPKPAAQNNIPIAPAPPPMLAAPQLIQRPVMLTTKLTPTSQNSIHPVRIVNGQPTAISKAFPTAQLTSIVIAAPGTRLAAPQTLQLPKPNLEKQTIKTQVETEKQTESSTAVPPALKPKREENPQKLAFMVSLGLVTHDHLEEIQSKRQERKRRTTANPVYSGAVFEPERKKSAVTYLNSTMHPGTRKRGRPPKYNTVLGLSALPPTSPPSSHPDSPESEKTQITCSFPASVLPVSLPNPYSTDADIHEDFCSVCRKSGQLLMCDTCSRVYHLDCLEPPLKSIPKGMWICPKCQDQMLKKEEAIPWPGTLAIVHSYIAYKAAKEEEKQKLLKWSTDLKQEREQLEQKVKQLGGSITKCMEMKNSILSRQKDMHSSLDKVKRLIRLIQDIDLTKPINSEVTSNHSQDCTATANSPLPDPNPVTASFPSPTCVQNCNQAEETK; translated from the exons AAACTCGTAGTGGAGCAGCTTCGGAAGAATCTTATAGTTAAACAGGAACTCCCGGACAACAAACTTCTTATCCAACCTCTGCTACAGCTAGAAAGCAAACCGCCAACACCACAAGTGCAGCAGCCGCATCAGATACAACTGCAACAACTCCAACCACAGCAGGTTTCACAGGCGTCTGCATCATCTCTTCCAGGCCTGAGTGGCGCACAG AAGACTGTCGCAACAGCCTCTATGATCACGGCAAAGACTCTACCTCTCGTGTTGAAAGCCGCAGCAGCATCCATGCCCGCTTCTATGATGGGGCAAAGACCAACCATCGCCATGGTGACTGCCATAAACAGTCAGAAAGCAGTCCTTGGTTCTGACATACAAAGCGCCGCGATCAACCTGCAGACATCTAACAAGATCACCAGTCAGGGAACGGAGACCTTTCAAATAGTTGCAAAAAATGCTGTTACTTTG GTCCAGGCAACAACTTCTCAGCATATTAAAGTTCCCCAGTTCATCCCACCTCCTCGGCTTACTCCTCGTCCAACATTTCTTCCACAA GTGCGGCCAAAACCAGCAGCACAAAACAACATTCCCATCGCCCCTGCACCTCCCCCCATGCTGGCAGCTCCACAACTCATCCAGCGGCCAGTCATGCTAACCACAAAGCTAACACCCACATCCCAGAACTCTATCCATCCCGTGCGCATCGTAAATGGGCAACCCACTGCCATTTCCAAAGCCTTCCCCACAGCACAGCTCACCAGTATCGTGATAGCTGCACCGGGCACAAGACTGGCGGCTCCACAGACTCTGCAGCTTCCAAAACCAAACCTGGAGAAGCAG ACAATTAAAACTCAGGTGGAAACCGAGAAACAAACTGAAAGCAGTACGGCAGTACCACCTGCCCTGAAGCCAAAACGAGAGGAAAACCCACAG AAACTTGCCTTCATGGTGTCACTAGGATTGGTAACGCACGACCATTTAGAAG aaATTCAAAGTAAAAGGCAAGAAAGGAAAAGAAGAACAACCGCCAACCCTGTATACAGCGGGGCAGTATTTGAACCAGAG CGTAAGAAGAGTGCAGTGACGTACCTGAACAGCACAATGCATCCAGGAACACGGAAGAGAG GTCGTCCTCCCAAATACAACACGGTCCTGGGTTTGAGCGCTCTGCCACCCACCTCCCCTCCATCCAGTCATCCTGATTCCCCCGAAAGCGAAAAGACACAGatcacatgtagtttccctgcaAGTGTCCTGCCTGTGTCCCTGCCTAATCCATATTCCACAGAC GCTGATATCCATGAGGATTTTTGCAGCGTCTGCAGAAAGAGCGGACAGTTACTGATGTGCGACACATGTTCACGTGTTTACCACCTGGACTGTTTGGAGCCTCCTCTGAAATCCATTCCCAAGGGCATGTGGATATGTCCCAAATGCCAAGACCAG ATGCTGAAAAAAGAGGAAGCAATTCCGTGGCCGGGAACCTTAGCCATTGTCCACTCGTATATAGCGTATAAAGCAG caaaagaagaagagaagcagaAATTACTGAAGTGGAGCACAGACCTGAAACAGGAGCGAGAGCAGTTAGAGCAGAAGGTTAAACAGCTCGGCGGCTCCATAACG AAATGCATGGAAATGAAGAACAGCATCTTGTCCCGGCAAAAAGACATGCACAGCTCTTTGGACAAAGTGAAACGTCTTATCCGGCTAATTCAGGATATCGACCTCACCAAACCTATTAACTCAGAGGTGACCTCTAACCACAGCCAGGACTGCACTGCTACTGCCAACAGCCCCCTTCCCGACCCCAACCCAGTCACAGCCTCCTTCCCTTCACCCACCTGTGTCCAGAACTGCAACCAGGCAGAAGAGACTAAGTGA
- the PHF21A gene encoding PHD finger protein 21A isoform X6: MELQTLQEALKVEIQIHQKLVAQMKQDPQNADLKKQLHELQAKITSLSEKQKLVVEQLRKNLIVKQELPDNKLLIQPLLQLESKPPTPQVQQPHQIQLQQLQPQQVSQASASSLPGLSGAQKTVATASMITAKTLPLVLKAAAASMPASMMGQRPTIAMVTAINSQKAVLGSDIQSAAINLQTSNKITSQGTETFQIVAKNAVTLQVQATTSQHIKVPQFIPPPRLTPRPTFLPQVRPKPAAQNNIPIAPAPPPMLAAPQLIQRPVMLTTKLTPTSQNSIHPVRIVNGQPTAISKAFPTAQLTSIVIAAPGTRLAAPQTLQLPKPNLEKQTIKTQVETEKQTESSTAVPPALKPKREENPQKLAFMVSLGLVTHDHLEEIQSKRQERKRRTTANPVYSGAVFEPERKKSAVTYLNSTMHPGTRKRANEEHWPKMLKKEEAIPWPGTLAIVHSYIAYKAAKEEEKQKLLKWSTDLKQEREQLEQKVKQLGGSITKCMEMKNSILSRQKDMHSSLDKVKRLIRLIQDIDLTKPINSEVTSNHSQDCTATANSPLPDPNPVTASFPSPTCVQNCNQAEETK; encoded by the exons AAACTCGTAGTGGAGCAGCTTCGGAAGAATCTTATAGTTAAACAGGAACTCCCGGACAACAAACTTCTTATCCAACCTCTGCTACAGCTAGAAAGCAAACCGCCAACACCACAAGTGCAGCAGCCGCATCAGATACAACTGCAACAACTCCAACCACAGCAGGTTTCACAGGCGTCTGCATCATCTCTTCCAGGCCTGAGTGGCGCACAG AAGACTGTCGCAACAGCCTCTATGATCACGGCAAAGACTCTACCTCTCGTGTTGAAAGCCGCAGCAGCATCCATGCCCGCTTCTATGATGGGGCAAAGACCAACCATCGCCATGGTGACTGCCATAAACAGTCAGAAAGCAGTCCTTGGTTCTGACATACAAAGCGCCGCGATCAACCTGCAGACATCTAACAAGATCACCAGTCAGGGAACGGAGACCTTTCAAATAGTTGCAAAAAATGCTGTTACTTTG CAGGTCCAGGCAACAACTTCTCAGCATATTAAAGTTCCCCAGTTCATCCCACCTCCTCGGCTTACTCCTCGTCCAACATTTCTTCCACAA GTGCGGCCAAAACCAGCAGCACAAAACAACATTCCCATCGCCCCTGCACCTCCCCCCATGCTGGCAGCTCCACAACTCATCCAGCGGCCAGTCATGCTAACCACAAAGCTAACACCCACATCCCAGAACTCTATCCATCCCGTGCGCATCGTAAATGGGCAACCCACTGCCATTTCCAAAGCCTTCCCCACAGCACAGCTCACCAGTATCGTGATAGCTGCACCGGGCACAAGACTGGCGGCTCCACAGACTCTGCAGCTTCCAAAACCAAACCTGGAGAAGCAG ACAATTAAAACTCAGGTGGAAACCGAGAAACAAACTGAAAGCAGTACGGCAGTACCACCTGCCCTGAAGCCAAAACGAGAGGAAAACCCACAG AAACTTGCCTTCATGGTGTCACTAGGATTGGTAACGCACGACCATTTAGAAG aaATTCAAAGTAAAAGGCAAGAAAGGAAAAGAAGAACAACCGCCAACCCTGTATACAGCGGGGCAGTATTTGAACCAGAG CGTAAGAAGAGTGCAGTGACGTACCTGAACAGCACAATGCATCCAGGAACACGGAAGAGAG CCAATGAGGAACACTGGCCAAAG ATGCTGAAAAAAGAGGAAGCAATTCCGTGGCCGGGAACCTTAGCCATTGTCCACTCGTATATAGCGTATAAAGCAG caaaagaagaagagaagcagaAATTACTGAAGTGGAGCACAGACCTGAAACAGGAGCGAGAGCAGTTAGAGCAGAAGGTTAAACAGCTCGGCGGCTCCATAACG AAATGCATGGAAATGAAGAACAGCATCTTGTCCCGGCAAAAAGACATGCACAGCTCTTTGGACAAAGTGAAACGTCTTATCCGGCTAATTCAGGATATCGACCTCACCAAACCTATTAACTCAGAGGTGACCTCTAACCACAGCCAGGACTGCACTGCTACTGCCAACAGCCCCCTTCCCGACCCCAACCCAGTCACAGCCTCCTTCCCTTCACCCACCTGTGTCCAGAACTGCAACCAGGCAGAAGAGACTAAGTGA
- the PHF21A gene encoding PHD finger protein 21A isoform X4, whose translation MELQTLQEALKVEIQIHQKLVAQMKQDPQNADLKKQLHELQAKITSLSEKQKLVVEQLRKNLIVKQELPDNKLLIQPLLQLESKPPTPQVQQPHQIQLQQLQPQQVSQASASSLPGLSGAQKTVATASMITAKTLPLVLKAAAASMPASMMGQRPTIAMVTAINSQKAVLGSDIQSAAINLQTSNKITSQGTETFQIVAKNAVTLQVQATTSQHIKVPQFIPPPRLTPRPTFLPQVRPKPAAQNNIPIAPAPPPMLAAPQLIQRPVMLTTKLTPTSQNSIHPVRIVNGQPTAISKAFPTAQLTSIVIAAPGTRLAAPQTLQLPKPNLEKQTIKTQVETEKQTESSTAVPPALKPKREENPQKLAFMVSLGLVTHDHLEEIQSKRQERKRRTTANPVYSGAVFEPERKKSAVTYLNSTMHPGTRKRGRPPKYNTVLGLSALPPTSPPSSHPDSPESEKTQITCSFPASVLPVSLPNPYSTDMLKKEEAIPWPGTLAIVHSYIAYKAAKEEEKQKLLKWSTDLKQEREQLEQKVKQLGGSITKCMEMKNSILSRQKDMHSSLDKVKRLIRLIQDIDLTKPINSEVTSNHSQDCTATANSPLPDPNPVTASFPSPTCVQNCNQAEETK comes from the exons AAACTCGTAGTGGAGCAGCTTCGGAAGAATCTTATAGTTAAACAGGAACTCCCGGACAACAAACTTCTTATCCAACCTCTGCTACAGCTAGAAAGCAAACCGCCAACACCACAAGTGCAGCAGCCGCATCAGATACAACTGCAACAACTCCAACCACAGCAGGTTTCACAGGCGTCTGCATCATCTCTTCCAGGCCTGAGTGGCGCACAG AAGACTGTCGCAACAGCCTCTATGATCACGGCAAAGACTCTACCTCTCGTGTTGAAAGCCGCAGCAGCATCCATGCCCGCTTCTATGATGGGGCAAAGACCAACCATCGCCATGGTGACTGCCATAAACAGTCAGAAAGCAGTCCTTGGTTCTGACATACAAAGCGCCGCGATCAACCTGCAGACATCTAACAAGATCACCAGTCAGGGAACGGAGACCTTTCAAATAGTTGCAAAAAATGCTGTTACTTTG CAGGTCCAGGCAACAACTTCTCAGCATATTAAAGTTCCCCAGTTCATCCCACCTCCTCGGCTTACTCCTCGTCCAACATTTCTTCCACAA GTGCGGCCAAAACCAGCAGCACAAAACAACATTCCCATCGCCCCTGCACCTCCCCCCATGCTGGCAGCTCCACAACTCATCCAGCGGCCAGTCATGCTAACCACAAAGCTAACACCCACATCCCAGAACTCTATCCATCCCGTGCGCATCGTAAATGGGCAACCCACTGCCATTTCCAAAGCCTTCCCCACAGCACAGCTCACCAGTATCGTGATAGCTGCACCGGGCACAAGACTGGCGGCTCCACAGACTCTGCAGCTTCCAAAACCAAACCTGGAGAAGCAG ACAATTAAAACTCAGGTGGAAACCGAGAAACAAACTGAAAGCAGTACGGCAGTACCACCTGCCCTGAAGCCAAAACGAGAGGAAAACCCACAG AAACTTGCCTTCATGGTGTCACTAGGATTGGTAACGCACGACCATTTAGAAG aaATTCAAAGTAAAAGGCAAGAAAGGAAAAGAAGAACAACCGCCAACCCTGTATACAGCGGGGCAGTATTTGAACCAGAG CGTAAGAAGAGTGCAGTGACGTACCTGAACAGCACAATGCATCCAGGAACACGGAAGAGAG GTCGTCCTCCCAAATACAACACGGTCCTGGGTTTGAGCGCTCTGCCACCCACCTCCCCTCCATCCAGTCATCCTGATTCCCCCGAAAGCGAAAAGACACAGatcacatgtagtttccctgcaAGTGTCCTGCCTGTGTCCCTGCCTAATCCATATTCCACAGAC ATGCTGAAAAAAGAGGAAGCAATTCCGTGGCCGGGAACCTTAGCCATTGTCCACTCGTATATAGCGTATAAAGCAG caaaagaagaagagaagcagaAATTACTGAAGTGGAGCACAGACCTGAAACAGGAGCGAGAGCAGTTAGAGCAGAAGGTTAAACAGCTCGGCGGCTCCATAACG AAATGCATGGAAATGAAGAACAGCATCTTGTCCCGGCAAAAAGACATGCACAGCTCTTTGGACAAAGTGAAACGTCTTATCCGGCTAATTCAGGATATCGACCTCACCAAACCTATTAACTCAGAGGTGACCTCTAACCACAGCCAGGACTGCACTGCTACTGCCAACAGCCCCCTTCCCGACCCCAACCCAGTCACAGCCTCCTTCCCTTCACCCACCTGTGTCCAGAACTGCAACCAGGCAGAAGAGACTAAGTGA